The proteins below come from a single Acidovorax sp. NCPPB 4044 genomic window:
- a CDS encoding DUF3320 domain-containing protein, whose protein sequence is MDETPPEGSTIAAELKIDVTLIAKLNLADFQNAVPLVRDLSLINETDQTHEQVELVLTSDPPFLKPRRWRIDALAARSRYPIRDLDLKLDGGLLARLTEAETATVSLALRTAGADASSPALTQRDVHLDLLPRNQWGGISHLPDLVAAFVQPNDPAVDRLLKRTAEVLRQHDRNPALDGYAGGAKRAWELASALWGATAGMQLDYALPPASFEQSGQKVRSPGQIESSGLGTCFDLALLFCAALEQAGLNPLLVFTEGHAFAGVWLQPEEFSTTVVDDVTALRKRLRLKELVLFETTLITQRPTAPFSYATARGAQQVDESQDAGFRLAVDIRRARLQRIKPLASAEAAIATAPGTEVSPSTPALPKFEDAPDLPDSAPANAEDASQLDPKDRLLRWQRKLLDLSLRNHLLNFKGGKKVLKLEAPDPGALEDLLASGQPLKLRPRPDLMDGADPRDQAIYEARERENVRRAHAFEALQKREVFVGIPETELDARLTELFRSARTALQEGGANTLYLALGFLSWTREDRDGQRYRAPLILVPVSLQRKSARSGFTLSLHDDEPRFNPTLIEMLRQDFELSLGSLEGELPRDETGLDVAAVWKAVGHAIKDIKGWEVTEDVVLSMFSFAKYLMWKDLAERSEQLRENPVVRHLLDTPRDAYPPGAPFPQVRKLDQHFDPKQVFCPLPADSSQLSAVLAASQGKDFVLIGPPGTGKSQTIANLIAQSLAQGRRVLFVSEKIAALDVVYRRLREIGLGEFCLELHSSKARKLDVLAQLQSAWSSSGKTDAEQWRAEADNLKRLRDALNIYVECLHQRRRNGLSLFDAIGTVSAGHDIPTLEVAWPTADQHDQPGIEQLRHAVDRLEVNAQAIGHATLAQHPLALIGQGDWSPTWQQQLITAAREVLPAAQATIESAEAFAQAIGLPSPALTSDTCEALVILAQRLPSAAGHDWRFVLRPDARTLSQRLQEGAALVRRHAELNAQLSEPWPASVVTACTDSLAALTEHRQIHAQLGEPWTPRTVVQLNQGLGLLAQIAQHHAALSAPYGESIEQLDVAELQRRWEQAEQAFWPKSWLGKRKVAAQLFGAIKGGSQPDVSNDLQHWNAIRALRQQVQAITPAQECASAWAGLDTKEDKVRTALRWQIALAAVREGREWEDDGFDAIADGQCGDPLQADLQRARRLRQLDQDIAAHASLETTTEGLWAGHATQVDRLRAALDFLSDRRRHLQQGPLEATHTLVEEGACGPTLARDHQTLRQRAETEQALAALDDLRESTAGLWKGLATPLDELAQACKLREDLAAVLARLATTPEQISACKAPLHALLGDANALLEPGGRITVAGARYVEKRGQLLPRQEALAAIGRLAEAAQTQWHSLSLDGLIEQSQSIVRAEHSLRSWCAWRQARSEALALGLTTLVQGIEQGHVAPGQARRTFETNYARWWLNAVVDHEPVIRGFVSAEHEQRIRDFRELDERFTALTRDWLRARLCADLPSQDNVSRNSEWGVLRHEIGKKRAHMPLRELMAQIPEALTRLTPCLLMSPLSIAQYLQAGTNAFDLVIFDEASQIPVWDAIGAIARGRQVVMVGDPKQLPPTSFFDRAESGLDDEDVEADLESILDECIGANLPTRDLNWHYRSRHESLIAFSNHAYYKGELVTFPSPVTNDRAVGLQIISGAYQKGGTRTNPAEAKALVADVVARLTAPGFRESGLTIGVVTFNAEQQKLIEDLLDEARRKDPRLEPYFAESELEPLFVKNLESVQGDERDLIYFSITYGPDPTGQLAMNFGPLNRQGGERRLNVAITRARHELRVFASFRAEQMDLARTQAIGVRDLKHFLEFAERGARALAEANRGSLGGFESPFEQAVAAALARRGWHVQPQIGASSFRVDLGIVDPDAAGRYLAGVECDGATYHRSATARDRDKLREQVLRGLGWDIVRVWSTDWWIDPAGTLDRLDARLRAVLTAQRERRAEEAEREAEAERLAQAAIAQAMASVTKPDEETAAPIQDADPIAPETPATVPPQPIEEVFARQASAAPAHADNAATAPSEVSLYRVTNPSEVVDGTYPDRFFDEDYNDTLSAMIAHVIDHEGPVLDALLARRIARSHGWLRTGGRIRERVFQIARARYQTTDEEVGTFYWPERLDPAAEPPFRGPVDEDSVRAADEISLAELASLARAVIAQRTQGEGIYQAMARRLGLQQLRAASRARLENAVRSLRAEP, encoded by the coding sequence ATGGACGAGACACCACCGGAAGGTTCGACCATCGCGGCCGAACTGAAGATCGACGTTACCCTGATCGCCAAACTAAACTTGGCGGATTTTCAGAATGCGGTCCCGCTGGTCCGGGATCTCTCCCTGATCAACGAGACCGATCAGACGCATGAGCAGGTCGAGTTGGTCCTGACTTCCGATCCGCCCTTTTTGAAGCCGCGCCGTTGGCGGATCGATGCGCTGGCGGCCCGTTCGCGCTATCCAATCCGCGACCTGGATCTGAAACTGGACGGCGGACTGCTGGCACGGCTGACCGAAGCCGAGACGGCCACGGTGTCGCTGGCATTGCGCACCGCCGGCGCGGATGCCTCCAGCCCTGCCCTGACGCAACGCGATGTCCATCTGGACTTACTGCCACGCAACCAATGGGGCGGTATCTCGCATTTGCCCGACTTGGTCGCCGCGTTCGTCCAGCCCAACGACCCGGCGGTGGATCGGCTGCTCAAGCGCACAGCGGAGGTGCTGCGTCAGCACGATCGCAACCCTGCCCTGGACGGCTATGCCGGCGGTGCCAAGCGTGCCTGGGAACTGGCCTCCGCCCTCTGGGGGGCCACGGCTGGCATGCAGTTGGACTATGCCTTGCCACCGGCCAGTTTCGAGCAGTCTGGCCAGAAGGTGCGCAGCCCCGGGCAGATCGAAAGCTCAGGCCTTGGAACCTGCTTCGACCTCGCGCTGCTGTTCTGCGCTGCACTTGAGCAAGCAGGATTGAACCCGCTGCTGGTCTTCACCGAAGGCCATGCCTTTGCTGGCGTCTGGCTTCAGCCCGAGGAATTCTCCACCACCGTCGTCGACGACGTGACGGCCTTGCGCAAGCGCCTCAGGCTCAAGGAACTGGTTCTGTTCGAGACCACCCTGATCACCCAGCGCCCCACGGCCCCCTTCAGCTATGCCACCGCACGCGGCGCTCAGCAGGTGGACGAATCTCAAGATGCGGGATTCCGCTTGGCCGTGGACATTCGCCGGGCACGGCTGCAGCGCATCAAGCCATTGGCCAGTGCGGAAGCGGCAATTGCCACGGCGCCGGGCACTGAGGTGTCACCGTCCACGCCTGCCCTGCCAAAGTTCGAAGACGCGCCTGACCTTCCCGACAGCGCGCCAGCCAATGCGGAAGATGCCAGCCAGCTCGATCCCAAGGACCGGCTGCTTCGCTGGCAACGCAAACTGCTGGACCTCTCGCTTCGCAACCATCTGCTGAACTTCAAGGGCGGCAAGAAGGTGCTAAAGCTGGAGGCGCCAGACCCCGGCGCGCTGGAAGACCTGTTGGCCAGCGGCCAGCCTCTGAAGCTGCGACCGCGCCCGGACCTGATGGACGGAGCCGATCCGCGCGATCAGGCCATCTACGAAGCCCGCGAACGTGAAAACGTGCGCCGCGCGCATGCGTTCGAAGCCCTGCAGAAACGCGAGGTTTTCGTCGGTATTCCCGAAACCGAACTCGACGCACGGCTGACCGAGCTGTTCCGCAGCGCCCGCACAGCTTTGCAGGAAGGCGGTGCCAACACGCTGTATCTCGCTCTGGGTTTCCTGTCCTGGACCCGCGAAGACCGAGACGGTCAGCGCTACCGCGCTCCTCTGATCCTGGTGCCGGTCAGCCTGCAGCGCAAGAGCGCCCGCTCGGGCTTCACGCTCAGCTTGCATGACGATGAGCCCCGCTTCAATCCGACCCTGATCGAGATGCTGCGCCAGGACTTCGAACTGAGCCTGGGCAGCCTCGAAGGCGAACTGCCGCGAGACGAGACCGGCCTGGACGTCGCTGCGGTCTGGAAGGCCGTCGGCCACGCCATCAAGGACATCAAGGGCTGGGAAGTGACCGAGGACGTGGTGTTGTCCATGTTCTCGTTTGCCAAGTATCTGATGTGGAAAGACCTTGCCGAGCGCAGCGAACAGTTGCGCGAGAACCCGGTCGTGCGCCACCTGCTGGACACTCCGCGCGATGCCTATCCACCAGGCGCTCCGTTCCCGCAGGTGCGCAAACTGGATCAGCACTTCGACCCTAAGCAGGTGTTCTGCCCCTTGCCGGCGGATTCCTCGCAGTTGTCGGCCGTGCTGGCCGCCTCGCAGGGCAAGGACTTCGTCCTGATCGGTCCACCTGGGACCGGCAAGAGCCAGACCATCGCCAACCTGATCGCCCAATCCCTGGCGCAGGGCCGGCGCGTGCTCTTCGTGTCCGAAAAGATTGCGGCGCTGGACGTCGTCTACCGGCGCCTGCGCGAAATCGGCCTGGGTGAGTTTTGCCTGGAGCTGCACTCGAGCAAGGCCCGCAAGCTCGACGTGCTGGCCCAGCTGCAGTCCGCCTGGTCCAGCAGCGGCAAAACCGACGCCGAGCAGTGGCGAGCAGAAGCCGACAATCTCAAGCGTCTGCGCGATGCGCTGAACATCTATGTCGAATGCCTGCATCAGCGGCGCCGCAACGGTCTGAGCCTGTTCGACGCGATCGGCACTGTCAGCGCGGGACACGATATCCCGACGCTTGAAGTGGCCTGGCCCACGGCCGATCAACACGATCAACCGGGCATCGAGCAGTTGCGCCATGCCGTGGACCGGCTGGAGGTCAATGCGCAAGCCATCGGCCATGCCACACTGGCACAACACCCCTTGGCCCTCATCGGCCAGGGAGACTGGTCACCCACTTGGCAGCAACAACTGATCACCGCGGCGCGCGAAGTCCTTCCCGCCGCCCAGGCGACGATCGAATCCGCAGAGGCATTTGCCCAGGCCATCGGGCTGCCTTCGCCCGCGTTGACGTCCGACACCTGCGAAGCACTGGTGATCCTGGCCCAACGCCTGCCGTCGGCAGCAGGGCACGATTGGCGCTTCGTCCTGCGCCCCGACGCACGCACTCTGAGCCAACGCCTGCAGGAAGGCGCAGCACTGGTGCGCCGCCATGCCGAACTGAATGCGCAGCTCTCTGAACCATGGCCCGCTTCCGTCGTGACCGCCTGCACCGACAGCCTCGCAGCGCTCACCGAACACCGGCAGATCCACGCACAGCTCGGCGAGCCTTGGACACCTCGCACGGTTGTGCAATTGAACCAGGGACTCGGTCTGCTGGCCCAGATCGCGCAACACCACGCAGCGCTGTCGGCCCCTTATGGCGAATCGATTGAACAGCTCGACGTCGCCGAGTTGCAGCGGAGATGGGAACAAGCCGAGCAGGCGTTCTGGCCCAAGTCCTGGCTGGGCAAACGCAAGGTTGCGGCGCAACTGTTTGGCGCAATCAAGGGAGGATCGCAGCCTGACGTCAGCAACGATCTACAGCATTGGAATGCCATCCGAGCCTTGCGCCAGCAGGTTCAAGCCATTACTCCCGCGCAGGAATGTGCGTCCGCCTGGGCAGGACTGGATACCAAAGAAGACAAGGTGCGCACGGCCCTGCGCTGGCAGATCGCCCTGGCCGCTGTGCGCGAAGGCCGGGAGTGGGAAGACGATGGCTTCGACGCCATCGCGGACGGCCAATGCGGCGACCCCCTGCAGGCCGATTTGCAGAGGGCGCGCCGACTGCGCCAATTGGACCAGGACATTGCCGCCCATGCCTCGCTGGAAACGACGACCGAAGGCCTATGGGCCGGCCACGCCACGCAAGTCGACCGTCTGCGCGCCGCATTGGATTTCTTGAGCGATCGGCGAAGGCATCTCCAACAAGGTCCCCTGGAAGCGACCCACACCTTGGTCGAGGAAGGTGCTTGCGGCCCCACGCTCGCGCGCGATCATCAGACGCTGCGCCAGCGAGCCGAAACCGAGCAAGCGCTGGCTGCCTTGGACGACTTGCGTGAGTCCACCGCCGGCCTGTGGAAAGGGCTGGCCACCCCTCTGGATGAGCTCGCACAGGCCTGCAAGCTTCGCGAGGATCTGGCTGCCGTGCTGGCGCGTCTGGCCACCACGCCCGAGCAGATTTCAGCCTGCAAGGCACCACTGCATGCCTTGTTGGGCGATGCCAATGCGTTGCTGGAGCCAGGTGGCCGCATCACGGTGGCCGGCGCTCGATATGTGGAGAAGCGGGGACAGCTGCTTCCCCGGCAGGAGGCGCTCGCGGCAATCGGGCGCCTTGCCGAGGCCGCCCAGACGCAGTGGCACTCCCTGTCACTCGACGGGCTCATCGAGCAAAGCCAATCCATCGTGCGCGCAGAACACAGCCTGCGCAGCTGGTGCGCTTGGCGCCAGGCACGCAGCGAAGCACTTGCACTGGGGTTGACCACGCTGGTGCAGGGTATCGAACAAGGCCATGTCGCACCAGGCCAGGCCCGCCGAACGTTCGAAACCAACTACGCACGCTGGTGGCTCAACGCCGTGGTCGATCACGAGCCGGTCATCCGCGGGTTCGTCAGCGCCGAACACGAACAGCGCATCCGCGACTTCCGGGAGCTCGACGAACGCTTCACCGCCCTGACCCGGGACTGGCTGCGTGCCCGCCTGTGCGCCGACCTACCCTCGCAGGACAACGTCAGCCGCAACTCCGAATGGGGCGTGTTGCGGCACGAGATTGGCAAGAAGCGTGCGCATATGCCTTTGCGGGAGTTGATGGCCCAGATTCCCGAGGCACTGACCAGGCTCACGCCCTGCTTGCTGATGAGCCCTCTGTCCATCGCGCAGTACCTCCAGGCGGGGACCAACGCCTTCGACCTGGTGATCTTCGACGAAGCCTCACAGATCCCGGTCTGGGACGCGATCGGCGCCATCGCCCGCGGCCGTCAGGTCGTGATGGTCGGCGATCCCAAACAGTTGCCGCCCACCTCGTTCTTCGACCGCGCCGAGTCCGGTCTTGACGACGAGGATGTCGAGGCTGACCTGGAGAGCATCCTCGACGAGTGCATTGGCGCCAACCTGCCGACCCGCGACTTGAACTGGCACTACCGCAGCCGCCATGAAAGCCTGATCGCGTTCTCCAACCACGCCTATTACAAGGGTGAACTGGTCACCTTCCCCTCCCCTGTCACCAACGACCGCGCCGTCGGCCTGCAGATAATCTCGGGCGCCTACCAGAAGGGCGGTACGCGGACCAATCCTGCCGAAGCCAAGGCGCTCGTTGCCGATGTCGTGGCCCGCCTGACAGCGCCAGGTTTCCGAGAAAGCGGGCTCACGATCGGGGTGGTCACGTTCAACGCCGAACAGCAAAAACTGATCGAGGACTTGCTCGACGAAGCCCGACGAAAAGACCCGCGACTGGAGCCCTACTTCGCCGAGAGCGAACTGGAGCCACTGTTCGTCAAAAACCTGGAAAGCGTGCAAGGCGACGAGCGCGATCTCATCTACTTCTCCATCACCTATGGCCCGGACCCCACAGGCCAACTGGCCATGAACTTCGGCCCGCTCAATCGCCAAGGCGGCGAGCGCCGACTCAATGTGGCCATCACCCGCGCACGGCACGAGCTGCGCGTATTCGCCAGTTTCCGCGCTGAGCAGATGGACTTGGCGCGCACCCAAGCCATCGGCGTACGCGACCTCAAGCACTTCCTGGAATTCGCCGAACGCGGTGCCCGTGCGCTGGCGGAAGCCAACCGCGGTAGCCTGGGCGGCTTCGAGAGTCCATTTGAACAGGCCGTGGCCGCCGCCCTGGCACGGCGCGGCTGGCACGTCCAGCCGCAGATCGGCGCCTCTTCGTTCCGCGTCGACCTCGGTATCGTCGACCCCGACGCAGCCGGACGTTATCTGGCCGGTGTGGAGTGCGATGGCGCCACCTATCATCGCAGCGCTACTGCGCGCGATCGCGACAAGCTGCGCGAGCAAGTCCTGCGCGGCCTGGGATGGGACATTGTTCGCGTCTGGTCCACAGACTGGTGGATCGATCCGGCCGGCACGCTCGACAGGCTGGATGCCCGGCTGCGAGCCGTGCTCACGGCCCAGCGCGAGCGGCGTGCAGAAGAGGCAGAGCGCGAAGCCGAGGCCGAGCGCCTGGCGCAGGCGGCCATCGCTCAAGCCATGGCGTCAGTGACGAAGCCGGACGAGGAAACGGCGGCCCCAATCCAGGATGCGGACCCGATCGCACCTGAAACCCCGGCGACGGTTCCACCGCAGCCAATCGAAGAAGTCTTTGCTCGTCAGGCCTCTGCAGCGCCAGCCCATGCCGATAACGCCGCGACAGCGCCATCGGAGGTCTCGCTCTACCGGGTCACGAACCCCTCTGAAGTGGTAGATGGAACCTACCCCGATCGATTCTTCGACGAGGATTACAACGACACCTTGTCGGCCATGATCGCTCACGTCATCGATCATGAAGGCCCCGTGCTCGACGCCCTACTGGCCCGCCGCATTGCCCGCTCCCACGGCTGGCTACGTACCGGCGGGCGCATCCGAGAGCGCGTTTTCCAAATCGCGCGTGCCCGCTATCAGACAACCGATGAAGAGGTTGGCACCTTCTACTGGCCCGAACGTCTCGATCCTGCGGCAGAGCCTCCCTTCCGCGGGCCCGTCGACGAGGACAGCGTGCGGGCGGCTGATGAAATCAGTCTTGCGGAACTGGCTTCGTTGGCTCGGGCCGTCATCGCACAGCGCACTCAAGGTGAAGGGATCTATCAAGCAATGGCACGCAGGCTCGGGCTCCAACAGCTACGGGCAGCTAGTCGGGCACGCCTTGAAAATGCTGTTCGCTCACTGCGTGCAGAGCCATGA
- a CDS encoding helix-turn-helix domain-containing protein — MPPTSHPLVTTGQLGSMLQATRKAQGLTQSALAARIGLSQSRVSHLELNAHELSVEQLLAWCAALGLELAVGIRGKAAVSTTPTDW; from the coding sequence ATGCCGCCGACGTCACATCCGCTGGTCACTACAGGCCAACTCGGCTCGATGCTGCAGGCCACGCGCAAAGCGCAAGGGCTGACCCAATCGGCACTGGCTGCCCGTATCGGCTTGAGCCAGTCGCGTGTCTCTCATCTGGAACTCAACGCCCACGAGCTGAGCGTAGAGCAACTCCTTGCATGGTGCGCAGCGCTGGGCCTGGAGTTGGCCGTGGGGATTCGGGGCAAGGCTGCGGTGTCAACGACGCCCACGGATTGGTGA